TAAAAACTAGAGAGGGTAGCGTATTTGTTAAGCAGAAACAGCTGCAACTATGACCTCTTCAAGAAAACTAGAGAGGGAAGGGGGAGGCGAAAATGAGGATACTGCAACTGCACTCCAACTACATCGAGTATAAGCCTATCCAGAAAGAAATTGCCATAGCCGAAGAAACAGACAAGGAAATAAAACGCTTAGAAGAAATCGTCGTTTTGTTCACGGCGGTGGAAGAAGGCGACGACGAAAGAGTAGCCAAAAAAGCCATTGAAGAGGTTAAATCCTTCCTTGAAAAGCTGAAAGTAAACCGCGTTCTAATATATCCATACGCGCATCTCAGCAGCAACCTCGCCAAACCATCAGAGGCGCTAAAAGTTGTAAGGGCCATGGAGGCTTATGCAAAAGCCGAGGGCATAGAAACATACCGCGCACCCTTCGGCTGGAACAAGCAATTCACAATATCAATAAAGGGGCATCCTTTGGCAGAGCAATCCCGCGTTATATTACCAGCAAAAGAGGAGAGGGAAGCCGAAAAAGTTTCAGAAGCGCTTAAAGCCGAAGAAAAGCTGGAGTCCTTCTGGTATATTCTCCAGCCTGACGGCAAAATAGTTCCAGTGGAAGAGTTTGACTTCCGTGGGCATGAAAACCTTGAAAAGTTTGCCAAATATGAAATTTCAAAAGTTAGGGCTAGCCAGCAAATGCCGCCCCACGTGCCTTTGATGAAGAGGCTTGAAATAGCCGACTACGAGGCTGGAAGCGACCCTGGAAATATCCGATGGTACCCAAAGGGTAGGCTCATAAAATCGCTTATAGAACAATACGTGACAGCCAAAGTTATAGAATACGGAGCGATGGAAGTTGAAACGCCAGTCATGTACGACTTCAGCCATCCAAGCCTAGCCGATTACTTAAACCGTTTTCCAGCGAGGCAGTACCTCCTAAAATCAGAGGATAAAGAACTCTTCCTGCGCTTCGCCGCGTGTTTCGGGCAGTTCTTGATGGTTCATGACACCCAGTTTTCTTATAAGCATATGCCACTAAAAGTTTACGAGCTAACTCGCTACAGTTTCAGAAGAGAAAAAAGCGGCGAGGTCGTAGGCTTAAGAAGGCTTAGGGCGTTCACGATGCCCGACTGCCACGCCTTCTGTACAGACCTAGAACAAGCCAAAAAAGAGTTTGTTACGCGGTTCAAACTTTGCATACAAGTATTAGAAGGTATAGGCTTATCAAAAGAGGATTATGAGGCGGCAATCCGCTTCACAAAAGACTTCTACGAACAAAACAAAGACTTCATCGTGGACCTAGCAAAAATCTTCGGCAAACCCGTCCTCGTTGAAATGTGGAAGGAACCATTCTTTTATTTCAGGCTAAAATGGGACTTCAACTTCGTCGACAACCAAGACAAGGCTGCCGCGTTATCAACAGACCAGATAGACGTAGAAAACGCCAAAAGATACGACATAACCTACGTGGATGAAAAGGGTGAAAGGCATCATCCACTCATATTACACTGCTCTCCAAGCGGTGCCGTGGAACGCTGCATATACGCGCTTTTAGAAAAAGCCTACAAACAGCAACAGAAAGGCGAACCACCCATGCTTCCAGTTTGGCTTTCACCAACACAAGTGCGCATAATCCCCATGTCAGACAAATACATTGAACACTGTGGAAAATTAGCGGAAAAACTTGAAACCAACCAAATCCGCGTCGACATAGACGACAGACCCTTAACACTGCAAAAACGCGTCAGAGAAGCAGAAATGGAATGGATACCCTACATAATAGTTGCAGGACAAAAGGAAATAGATTCTGAAGTGCTTCCGGTAAGAGACAGAAAGGCTAAACAAATACGCAAAATGAAACTTGACGAACTTATAGGCGAAATCAAAAGCCACATGCGTGATAAGCCTTTCAAACCGCTGCCCTTGCCAAAATATGTTTCAAAAAGACCTCAATTCTACGGCTAAGGAACAATAAAAGTCAACTGGAACTGCCAAAACACATATCAACTCTAAGGGAAAAATTTCTGTTCTCCGAGAAGGGGAATCAAATTGGATAAAGAGCTACTTGTCTATATAGACGGTGAATACTATCCAAAATCCCAAGCTAAAATATCCGTCTATGACCATGGACTTTTATATGGCGACGGAGTTTTCGAAGGAATCCGCGCCTACAATGGCGTAGTCTTCAAACTGAAAGAACATATTGATAGGCTTTACCGTTCAGCCCACGCCATAATGCTGCAAATCCCAATAACAAAGGAGCAGATGATAAACATAGTTCTGGAAACGCTGCGCAAAAACAACCTAAAAGACGCTTATATCCGCCTAATAGTGACGAGAGGCGTGGGCGACCTTGGTCTGGACCCAAGAAAATGCTCAAAACCCACGATAATCGTGATAACAGACACAATCACGCTTCATAAAAGCGAGGCTAAAGAAAAGGGCATAACAGCAATGCTAACATGGGTGAAGAGAGACCCCGTGGACGCGACAAGCCACGAAATAAAATCGCTGAACTATCTAAACAGCATACTCGCCAAAATAGAGGCAAACATAAACGGCGTAGACGAAGCCATATGCCTAGACAAAAACGGTTTTGTATGCGAAGGCGTAGCAGAAAACATATTTATAATAAAAAATGGGCGAATATACACACCGCCAAGCTACACTGGAGCCCTACCCGGAATAACAGCTGAGGTAGTAAAAGAGCTAGCAAAAAACCTCGGATACGAAGTTATAGAAAAGAACATAACCCCATACGAACTCTTCACAGCAGACGAGGTATTCTTCACCGGAACAGCAGCAGAAATTATACCGGTTAGAGAGATAAACAAGAGACAAATAGGAAACGGAAAACCAGGCCCGGTAACAAAGAGGCTCATGGAAGAGTTCTCGAAGCTGGTTCAAAATCCAAAATATGGAATACCAATCTATTAAAACAAATCCTTTAGCGCCATCATCATCGAACAAGTTCTGCTTTTTACCTACTCTCTTTCATGAAACCTTCCAGCAGATTAAAAGCCTCTTCAAGGGTTTCAATGGGCGGCAAGAAAACACCCCTTACATGACTAGCGCCGTAAACTGGGCAGAAACCAGAGCCGTGCACAAACAGCACACCAGTTTCTTTTAAAAGCTCCAACACAAACTCAAAGTCAGTCTTCCATCTTGAGCCGATATCATGAATCTTTGGGAAAACATAAAAGGCTGCCTCCGGCTTTGTGCAACTTATCCCCTCAATTTCATTAAGCCTTTTCCATGCGTAATCCCTCCTAACCCTAAGCTTGGAAACCATCTCACGAATATGATCTTGTGGACCTTTTAGTGCGGCTACACCAGCCTTCTGCACCGGAGTGTTGGCACAAATCCTTATCCTAGCCTCCCTCTCCACACACTCCTTCAACTCTTTAAGCTCACCTTTTGGGCTGTAAAAGTATATGTAACCAAGCCTCCAACCCGTCATTAAATAGGCTTTTGAAAAGCCGTTCATTCCAATAACAGGAACATCTTTGGCGAGGCTTGCGGTACTTACAAACTTCTTTTCGAAAACAAGCTGGTCGTAAATTTCATCAGATATGACTGGAACGCCATGCTCAGCAGCTAAATCCAAAATCTGCTTCAGGATCTTCTCATCGTAAAGGGCGCCGCACGGATTATTAGGGTTGATGACAACTATTGCCCGGGTCTTGTCAGAAATCTTTCTTCTCAAATCATCAACATTTGGCTGCCACCCTTGCTCTTCAACGGTTTCATAGGTGACAGGTTTTCCACCAAAAAACTTCGTATACGAAATGTAAGGTGAGTAAGTCGGACCTGGAAGAAGAACCTCATCCCCGGCATCAACAAGGGCAGCCATAACCATCTGAATACCCTCAGAAATTCCAGATGTAACAATGACATCATCAGCCGAAATATCCACACCATTCAAACGTTTTTCCTTCTTGCTAATGGCTTCCCTAAGTTCTGGCAAACCTTCAGAAGCAGAGTAAGCGTTGGCTCCGCCTCTAACAGCTTCAAATAAGGCTTGCTTAATATGTTCGGGTGTATCAAAATCAAAAGCTACAGGATCTCCAATGTTTAGATAATAAATTTTCTTGCCAGCCCTTGCCAACGCCTTGGCATAGACAATCACGTCGCGGATGGCATATTCAATGGTGCGAACCCTTTCAGTAACCTTCACATTAACCAATTCTTTCCCTCGTCTCCGAGAAACAAGGCTTTTGACTTTTAAAGGATAAAAGAATTATGGAATGCTTTGTGGGATGTGATAGACCCGTGAAGCCTCAACATGTTCATCGAAGACGATGGTTACAGTTACATCTTTATCTAAGCATTCTTGCCAATTGAATGGACATAATAAAACAACTTCACTACCTATGTTTACGAGTGTCTGGTTCTTTGGAAATATATACTCTAGCGGAACTGCTAACCCTTGAACTACTACCACAATTTTTGACAACGTGAGATTCCTTAAAGAATAATCCAAGTTTTTAACAGTTACGTTCAGATATTTTGATCCGCCAATTTCAATGCAATTTATATCTGTTATGTTAAGTTCTGCCACTGGAAGAACGAAGGTAAAATCAAACGTATACTCTCTTTGCGACGCGTTTGCCATAACGTACACTGTTAATGTTAAGTTCCTGCCGTAGCTTTTCACAAAATCTGCCCAATTAAAACTGCAGCTAAATACCGAATAATTGCCCGGTACAATTAGTCCGTATGGAAGCGATGGGTTCACCTTTGTACCATTCAATATGACCCCTCTTGCAACCATCTTTGTCACATTGATAGCTTCAAGCGACGAAATATGATTTTGAATTGTTATGCTAAAATGTTCTTTGTCCTTCAAGTCAAAAACGCTCGCCTCATTTAATATTTTAACTATTATTGGAGGAGGGGTGGTCGCAGTGTAAGGTATGGTTTCGAAATCTTGAAGGAAATAAGCCACAACAGTGATGTTTCTTCCCCTGAATTCTGTCCAATCCCAATCGAACTTGATGTTGACTGTTGAATTTGGGACTATTCCAATAGGAGGATCGCAACGTTTTTCAGGGATGTAGGTTCCGTTGTCTAGTCTGCACTTAATCATCGTGAGGTTTGCGTAGTGGGCGGACTCTGCAAAGTTAAAAATTGTTACATTAAAGTGGTCTCTGTGTTCAATGTTAAAGCTTATGTTTTGGATCGCCGCATAAACATTTTTAAGTTCAATCTCTTTTCGAAAGATATATCCTTGTTCTGCGTAAACAATGATTGATGTCTTACTAACTCCATGCCAGCTTCCGTTAAACATGAAGCCGACGGGTTCGCCATTTTTTGGAATCACCGTCCCTCTTATACTGCGATTGGCTTGGGCATCTACTCCGGTAATCAGCATATCGCTGATGGTTATGTCAACCTCCGATTGAGGACTGTTCGTTAGGGTTATGTTAAACTTCTTGAAAGAGAATTTTGAGTCGAACTTCTCAGCTATATCAAGCCTCACGTATGGAACTTTTGCCTTGGTGTTTGCGGCCGCAGAATCCGGAGAAAATACGTGTACAATTATTGTTTTGCCGGCGAAATCGAAGCTACCAATGAGTTCCCCAAGGGTGACGTTTGTATTTTCTTTCTTAATTTTTATGCAGGTTATGTTTTTGGACTCGCCTATGGGAACCACTATTCCATTTCCAAGGGGTGGTTGTGTTTCAACAACGTTGTAGAGTTGTGTTTCCCCTTCGAGGCTTATTGCTATTCTGGCGATTGTTGCATCCGTTGGTGAATAGGAAGGGTTTAACACGCTGATGGTGAACTCATTGACGTTTTCTTTGTCTATGTAAACATTGGTTATTGTGAGGGTGGTTCCCTGCGGTTTATTGGTGTAGTAGGCAATGGTGAAGGCGTAAGAAATTATTCCGCCTATTATCGCGGAAATTATTATGAGAATTATAATTACAAGGGTTGAAACCGCTTTTAAGTTTGATTGCCAGTTCATAACCTCCACGTTCCAGACGTTTCTAGACTCATATTCCTTTGAAATAGATAAACGTTCCTTTTAAACGGTTTTTAGAGGCAAATTTATAATATATGTTTTAACCGTTGTTAAAACTCTGCATATTCGAGGGAGACTTGTGACCATATATGATGCAGTTGTGGTTGGAGCCGGTGTTATCGGTTTATCAACCGCCTATCACATTAAAAGGCAAAATCCAAATTCAAAGATTTTAGTTGTTGACAAGTTTAGCGCTGCGGGGCAGGGAAGCACCGCAAAAAGCATGTCTGCATTCCGCTGCTTATTCTCCTCCCCAATAAATTATATTCTTTCAGACTCTTCTGTTGACTTCTATAATCACGTGCAAACAGAGCTCGGCGTCGACTTGAAGTTGTTTTTTATAGGATATTTGTGGCTTTTAAGCGAGGATGATTTTGCAGAAATGTCTCCAATTTTGAAGGAGTTAGCGGCTAAAAGTTTAAAGTATAAAGTGTATGAGGCTGAAGAGCTTGCCAAGCAGCTTAACTTAACCACATGTTTACGGGGCGATGAAGAAGCCGAGCTTATGGGGTTAAAGGATGTTTATAAGGGAATTTTTATCCCTAAAGCTGGAATTGTTGACGCTGACTGCGTTGTTAAGTTTTATGAGGAGGAGTTTATACGACTTGGCGGGGAAATTCGCTATGGCGTTAAAGTTGAGGATTTAATTGTTGAAGCATGCCAACCTCTTGGAATAACCGGGGAACCTTTCTTTTGGCAAGAGTCGAGGGTTTCGGGTGTAAGAACAGACTTTGGAATTATTAGGGCTAGGAAAACAATTTTGGCGGCTGGCGCTTGGATTCCTCAACTTTTAGACAGCGTTGGAATTGAGTGTTTTATAAAGCCTAAAAAGAGGCAAGTTTTTGCTGTGGAAGCCAAAAATCCCCTTTTAAGGCGTTTGCTCTTCACAGAAGGGTTCAATTCTGTTAGTTGTATACCCTTCACTATTCTGCCAAAACCGAGGGTTTTAATAAGGCCCTTTCCAACAGAGGGAGTTTTTTGGCTCAGCTACGCCGATGACTTTCCAAGAGCTTTCAAACTTGAAGATGACCCTCAACCCGAGAAAAACTTTTACCAATATGGAATATACCAAGTTCTCGTGAAATATTTTCCCCAGTTTAGAGATTGCCGTCCATATTCTGCTTTTGCTGGACTTTATGAGATTAACACTTTGGATGGGCATCCTGTTGTTTTTGAGGATAGGGATTTAATTGTTGTCGGCGGTGCTAGTGGAAGTGGTATTATGAAGGCGGATGCCATTGGCAGAATAGCTGCAGCCCTTTATAGCGGCGAGGAATACGCACTTCTTTATGGTGGTAGAAAATTCAAGGTTAGCGATTTAAGTATAAAAGAGAGGCGTGTTGAGCCGGAG
This sequence is a window from Candidatus Bathyarchaeia archaeon. Protein-coding genes within it:
- a CDS encoding threonine--tRNA ligase, which translates into the protein MRILQLHSNYIEYKPIQKEIAIAEETDKEIKRLEEIVVLFTAVEEGDDERVAKKAIEEVKSFLEKLKVNRVLIYPYAHLSSNLAKPSEALKVVRAMEAYAKAEGIETYRAPFGWNKQFTISIKGHPLAEQSRVILPAKEEREAEKVSEALKAEEKLESFWYILQPDGKIVPVEEFDFRGHENLEKFAKYEISKVRASQQMPPHVPLMKRLEIADYEAGSDPGNIRWYPKGRLIKSLIEQYVTAKVIEYGAMEVETPVMYDFSHPSLADYLNRFPARQYLLKSEDKELFLRFAACFGQFLMVHDTQFSYKHMPLKVYELTRYSFRREKSGEVVGLRRLRAFTMPDCHAFCTDLEQAKKEFVTRFKLCIQVLEGIGLSKEDYEAAIRFTKDFYEQNKDFIVDLAKIFGKPVLVEMWKEPFFYFRLKWDFNFVDNQDKAAALSTDQIDVENAKRYDITYVDEKGERHHPLILHCSPSGAVERCIYALLEKAYKQQQKGEPPMLPVWLSPTQVRIIPMSDKYIEHCGKLAEKLETNQIRVDIDDRPLTLQKRVREAEMEWIPYIIVAGQKEIDSEVLPVRDRKAKQIRKMKLDELIGEIKSHMRDKPFKPLPLPKYVSKRPQFYG
- the ilvE gene encoding branched-chain-amino-acid transaminase — translated: MDKELLVYIDGEYYPKSQAKISVYDHGLLYGDGVFEGIRAYNGVVFKLKEHIDRLYRSAHAIMLQIPITKEQMINIVLETLRKNNLKDAYIRLIVTRGVGDLGLDPRKCSKPTIIVITDTITLHKSEAKEKGITAMLTWVKRDPVDATSHEIKSLNYLNSILAKIEANINGVDEAICLDKNGFVCEGVAENIFIIKNGRIYTPPSYTGALPGITAEVVKELAKNLGYEVIEKNITPYELFTADEVFFTGTAAEIIPVREINKRQIGNGKPGPVTKRLMEEFSKLVQNPKYGIPIY
- a CDS encoding aminotransferase class I/II-fold pyridoxal phosphate-dependent enzyme — protein: MKVTERVRTIEYAIRDVIVYAKALARAGKKIYYLNIGDPVAFDFDTPEHIKQALFEAVRGGANAYSASEGLPELREAISKKEKRLNGVDISADDVIVTSGISEGIQMVMAALVDAGDEVLLPGPTYSPYISYTKFFGGKPVTYETVEEQGWQPNVDDLRRKISDKTRAIVVINPNNPCGALYDEKILKQILDLAAEHGVPVISDEIYDQLVFEKKFVSTASLAKDVPVIGMNGFSKAYLMTGWRLGYIYFYSPKGELKELKECVEREARIRICANTPVQKAGVAALKGPQDHIREMVSKLRVRRDYAWKRLNEIEGISCTKPEAAFYVFPKIHDIGSRWKTDFEFVLELLKETGVLFVHGSGFCPVYGASHVRGVFLPPIETLEEAFNLLEGFMKESR
- a CDS encoding FAD-binding oxidoreductase, with translation MTIYDAVVVGAGVIGLSTAYHIKRQNPNSKILVVDKFSAAGQGSTAKSMSAFRCLFSSPINYILSDSSVDFYNHVQTELGVDLKLFFIGYLWLLSEDDFAEMSPILKELAAKSLKYKVYEAEELAKQLNLTTCLRGDEEAELMGLKDVYKGIFIPKAGIVDADCVVKFYEEEFIRLGGEIRYGVKVEDLIVEACQPLGITGEPFFWQESRVSGVRTDFGIIRARKTILAAGAWIPQLLDSVGIECFIKPKKRQVFAVEAKNPLLRRLLFTEGFNSVSCIPFTILPKPRVLIRPFPTEGVFWLSYADDFPRAFKLEDDPQPEKNFYQYGIYQVLVKYFPQFRDCRPYSAFAGLYEINTLDGHPVVFEDRDLIVVGGASGSGIMKADAIGRIAAALYSGEEYALLYGGRKFKVSDLSIKERRVEPEKLQI